In Synergistaceae bacterium, the DNA window AGGGAAACGAGATCGCAAGGGGATATTACGAGGCTGAAGCGTTCGTGGAGAAGCCTGACTTTTTGACGGCGCAGAAATATATTGCTGACGGAAATTATTTGTGGAACGGCGGAATATTTATCTTCACGCCTAAAAGTTTGTACCGCGAACTTGAACGCGCTGACCCGGAATTACACGCCGCGGCCATGAAAGGAAACTTGCGGGAAAATTTCGAGTCCCTGAAAAATATATCGTTCGACAATTCAGTGATGGAGAAGGCAGAAAGAGTCGCCGTTGTCCCTCTTGTCAATTCGGGATGGTCTGACGTAGGCTCATGGGACGCGCTTCATGATGACGTAATGCAGTCTGACGAACGCCGCAACGTAATCACCGGGAACGCGCTAATTCTTGAGGGGAATAACTGTTTTGTTCATTCGCGGGAAAAATTAACGGTGCTGAATATGGTGAATGATTTGATTGTTGTTGACACTCCTGACGCATTATTCATCACTAGGCGGGGAGCGTCGCAGGAAGTCCGAAAGGCCGTCAAATTTCTGAAGGATAACGGAATGGGCGGTATGTGCTAAAATTTTCACACTCCAAATTTTATTACGGAAGGGGATATTGTCCCAATGAAGAAAAATATCTTTCCATTTGCTTTGGTGATGCTCCTGATATTTTCGGGAATGTCATACGGTGCTAACCTGTCCGCCCTCAAGAAGAAAGCCGAGAAGGGCGACACAAAAGCGCAGGTTGAATTAGGTCTCATGTACCATGAAGGCCGTGGAGTCAAAAAGGACTTCAACGAGGCCGCAAAATGGTGGCAGAAAGCCGCGGAGAAAAACGATCCTTCAGCGCAGAGCCATCTAGGGACAATATATCTGCTTGGCGAGGGCGTGAGGAAGGATTATCACAAGGCACTCGACTATTTCAACAAGTCAGCGGCTAAGGGAAATTCGGAGGCTCAATACAATTTGGGCGTGATGTATTTCAACGGGCTTGGAGTAAAACGGGACTTCAAATCTGCTGTGAACTGGTACACGAAATCAGCGAATGCCGGAAATATTGCGGCTCAAAATTCACTCGGTGCAATGTACTGGCTTGGGCAGGGAGTCAGCAAAAATCCCAAAGAGGCGGCTAAATGGTGGGCAATGGCCTCGAAAGCCGGGGACGCAAGCGCACAGTACAATCTCGGAGTAATGTACGAGAAAGGGCAGGGCGTGAAGAAAGACCCGGCGCAGGCAGTCAAGCTCTACCAGCAGTCAGCGGAAAAAGGCTACGCATTGGCGCAAAACAGTTTAGGCGTGGCATTTGAGAGGGGAATCGGTGTCATTGCCGACATAGCGATAGCGAAAATGTGGTACGACAGGGCGAAATCATC includes these proteins:
- a CDS encoding SEL1-like repeat protein: MKKNIFPFALVMLLIFSGMSYGANLSALKKKAEKGDTKAQVELGLMYHEGRGVKKDFNEAAKWWQKAAEKNDPSAQSHLGTIYLLGEGVRKDYHKALDYFNKSAAKGNSEAQYNLGVMYFNGLGVKRDFKSAVNWYTKSANAGNIAAQNSLGAMYWLGQGVSKNPKEAAKWWAMASKAGDASAQYNLGVMYEKGQGVKKDPAQAVKLYQQSAEKGYALAQNSLGVAFERGIGVIADIAIAKMWYDRAKSSGYRRVYYDFDVVVCPVYSRPLLYVEIDTAGYWYCGGYYDGGCVYYGYDAPGGYIGGGDWVYYTDDYNTTVINEVNNNTYIDMSDNSTYIDNSDNSVNIDNSETNVNVDNSETNTNVDSSETNMNVDSSETNTNVDSSETNTNVDSSETNTNVDSNTDNSTTNNDDSQGGGSFGDKDDSNPSEPAEPEPEPESEQEPESEQEPEPEPEQEPEPEPEPEPEPEPDDSGGDSGGDEPVIIPDE
- a CDS encoding mannose-1-phosphate guanylyltransferase; this encodes MRNIYGLILSGGSGTRLWPLSRENFPKQFIRLYGDKTLLQATLLRMVNMIPLEALRVISGSKWHDLIMSQAGETFGADNLPDNFITEEPCARGTAPAILLAAEELLSHGAGADDVMIIVPSDAYIRNTKAFTDSLKAGVMAADDGYIATLGIAPVRPETGFGYIMQGNEIARGYYEAEAFVEKPDFLTAQKYIADGNYLWNGGIFIFTPKSLYRELERADPELHAAAMKGNLRENFESLKNISFDNSVMEKAERVAVVPLVNSGWSDVGSWDALHDDVMQSDERRNVITGNALILEGNNCFVHSREKLTVLNMVNDLIVVDTPDALFITRRGASQEVRKAVKFLKDNGMGGMC